Proteins encoded by one window of Homoserinimonas aerilata:
- a CDS encoding ABC transporter permease: MKSSESALARQPLAWRSIIERYALLALVIAEFLVFALNPVSGDIFVSALNLRTLIANQGVALMIAVALVFPLAAGIFDFSVGAVAASSSVVAGAAIVNFGLPVPVAVALGVVFGSIVGCLLGLMIAYGGVNPFIATLGVATLIGGGIFAYTGGLRITGIPPEWTDLGSRDWFGIPRIVIVAGVIAFVAWWLLSQTVFGRRLFAIGSNARATQLLGADVKRIQLLAFVASGTLAGIGGVLLLARNGGATSDNGMMMLFPALTAVLLSTIVIDIGRPSVPGVVIAILFIAITVSGLTLIGTPSWVNQMFNGAALLIAVGVARLAKQRTGTAPRRA; encoded by the coding sequence GTGAAGTCGTCCGAATCTGCCCTCGCGCGCCAGCCCCTCGCGTGGCGTTCGATCATCGAACGCTATGCGCTCCTCGCGCTCGTCATCGCAGAATTTCTGGTGTTTGCTCTCAACCCGGTCTCTGGCGACATCTTCGTCAGCGCTCTCAACCTGCGCACCCTCATAGCGAACCAGGGCGTTGCGCTCATGATCGCGGTCGCACTCGTGTTCCCGCTCGCTGCAGGAATCTTTGACTTCTCTGTTGGTGCCGTAGCCGCGTCGTCATCCGTCGTCGCTGGCGCTGCGATCGTGAACTTCGGGCTCCCGGTGCCCGTGGCGGTCGCGCTCGGTGTTGTGTTCGGCAGCATCGTCGGGTGCCTGCTCGGGCTGATGATCGCCTACGGCGGTGTGAACCCATTCATCGCGACGCTCGGCGTGGCAACCCTGATCGGCGGCGGGATTTTCGCTTACACCGGCGGGTTGCGCATCACAGGCATCCCGCCTGAGTGGACGGATCTGGGATCGCGTGACTGGTTCGGCATCCCACGCATCGTCATCGTGGCGGGTGTCATCGCGTTCGTCGCCTGGTGGCTTCTCTCGCAGACGGTCTTCGGTCGTCGCCTGTTCGCCATCGGGTCTAACGCGCGCGCAACGCAGCTTCTCGGGGCCGACGTCAAGCGCATCCAGTTGCTCGCATTCGTGGCCTCGGGCACGCTCGCCGGAATCGGCGGGGTTCTCCTGCTGGCGCGCAACGGCGGCGCCACCTCAGACAACGGAATGATGATGCTGTTCCCCGCGCTCACAGCAGTGCTGCTCAGCACCATCGTCATCGACATCGGGCGCCCCTCGGTGCCGGGGGTTGTCATCGCGATCCTGTTCATCGCCATCACGGTGAGCGGCCTGACGCTCATCGGAACGCCGTCGTGGGTCAACCAGATGTTCAATGGCGCCGCCCTGCTCATCGCTGTGGGGGTGGCCCGGCTGGCCAAGCAGCGCACAGGCACGGCTCCCCGCCGTGCCTGA
- a CDS encoding helix-turn-helix domain-containing protein codes for MEKSVEMRGAEHEMLLYGWLETESLGEDRPQHTSDAVVVRTDGANPRVTRHFRIGTLDVAHISGDRVDVEPLLTARRWKGVVLGFVTAGHLSVSQGEQTVQLGVGDFVFYTPAQRYRITSPGYHEYLVVRIPIASIALRYSAFSDVVATDLSRLPSAAVLRGILAGLSRPDSVPSLAASVHVGDAVLAAAHAVIADARPAGSAESISLFTTFVLWIEDNLADPDLSADRIAAVHFLSTRYVRRIFAANGTTITAMVRQRRLERVRDELLDPRMARHSISSVAERWGLADPASFSRAFRRQFGSSPRQYRALHLHQGQPGATDEEAAS; via the coding sequence ATGGAGAAGTCGGTAGAGATGCGCGGGGCAGAACACGAGATGCTGCTCTACGGGTGGCTCGAGACCGAAAGTCTGGGCGAGGACCGCCCGCAGCACACCTCGGATGCTGTGGTCGTGCGCACAGACGGAGCCAACCCCCGCGTCACCCGGCATTTTCGCATCGGCACCCTCGACGTTGCCCACATTTCTGGCGATCGTGTCGATGTCGAACCGTTGCTGACGGCACGCCGGTGGAAGGGGGTCGTGCTCGGTTTTGTCACGGCAGGGCATCTGTCGGTGAGCCAGGGTGAGCAGACCGTGCAGCTCGGGGTGGGCGACTTCGTGTTCTATACCCCTGCGCAGCGCTACAGAATCACTTCTCCCGGGTATCACGAGTACCTTGTTGTGCGCATCCCGATCGCCTCGATTGCCCTGCGCTACAGCGCGTTCTCTGATGTGGTTGCCACCGATCTTTCGCGTCTTCCGTCTGCCGCGGTGCTTCGCGGCATTCTTGCGGGCCTGAGCCGACCAGATTCTGTTCCGTCGCTTGCGGCGAGCGTGCACGTCGGCGACGCCGTGCTTGCTGCCGCTCACGCCGTGATCGCCGATGCTAGGCCCGCCGGCTCAGCCGAATCGATATCGCTGTTCACGACCTTCGTGCTCTGGATCGAAGACAACCTCGCCGACCCTGATCTCTCTGCCGACCGCATTGCCGCTGTGCACTTCTTGTCCACTCGCTACGTTCGACGCATTTTTGCCGCCAACGGCACCACGATCACCGCGATGGTGCGACAGCGACGACTTGAGCGTGTGCGCGACGAACTTCTTGACCCGCGCATGGCTCGGCACTCGATCAGCTCAGTCGCCGAGCGCTGGGGGCTCGCCGACCCTGCGTCATTCAGCCGGGCGTTCCGCCGCCAATTCGGATCATCCCCTAGACAGTATCGAGCGCTGCACCTGCATCAGGGCCAGCCTGGTGCGACAGATGAGGAGGCGGCATCGTGA
- a CDS encoding DUF3237 domain-containing protein: MTSNPRLGLELIARIRVDITEPIEAGEVIGGHRRIIPISGGVASGPRITGDVLPLGADWNLRAHDGRETASARYVVRTTDGALLSIYNEGVLCGVGGSFSGITRPQIEAPDGDYAWLNDAVLSGTLSIVTADGAVTGVALEFWQAVVAQ, encoded by the coding sequence GTGACATCGAACCCGCGCCTGGGTCTTGAGCTGATCGCGAGGATCCGTGTGGACATCACAGAACCGATCGAGGCGGGGGAGGTGATCGGTGGCCACCGTCGGATCATCCCCATCAGCGGCGGGGTGGCGTCGGGGCCGCGGATCACCGGGGATGTGCTCCCGCTCGGCGCCGACTGGAACCTTCGCGCGCACGATGGACGCGAGACGGCCAGTGCCCGCTACGTTGTGCGCACGACCGATGGAGCCCTGCTGAGCATCTACAACGAGGGCGTCTTGTGTGGTGTCGGCGGTTCCTTCTCCGGCATCACCCGGCCGCAGATCGAAGCGCCCGACGGGGACTACGCCTGGCTCAACGACGCCGTCTTGTCTGGAACGCTCAGCATTGTCACTGCGGATGGCGCAGTCACCGGTGTCGCGCTCGAGTTCTGGCAGGCGGTCGTCGCGCAGTAG
- a CDS encoding isocitrate lyase: MTTYSNDIDAIETLKQQFGSSWDAINPESVARMRTQNRFRTGLEIAQYTADIMRRDMAEYDADSSVYTQSLGVWHGFIGQQKLISIKKHLKTTNKRYLYLSGWMVAALRSEFGPLPDQSMHEKTVVPALIQELYTFLRQADARELDLLFTRLDAARLAGDETSVELIQNQIDNFETHVVPIIADIDAGFGNPEATYLLAKKMIEAGACAIQIENQVSDEKQCGHQDGKVTVPHEDFIAKLNAVRYAFLELGIDNGVIVSRTDSLGAGLTQKIAVSQTPGDLGDQYNSFLDVEEITEGALGNGDVVIKRDGKLVRPKRLASNLYRFRQGTGEDRCVLDSITSLQNGADLLWIETEKPHIGQIAGMMNRVREVIPNAKLVYNNSPSFNWTQNFRQQAYDILLAEGSDVSAYDRTKLMSVEYDDTELGRLADEKIRTFQRDSSAEAGIFHHLITLPTYHTAALSTDDLAKDYFAEEGMLAYVKGVQRREIREGIATVKHQNMAGSDIGDNHKEYFAGDAALKAGGKDNTMNQF; this comes from the coding sequence ATGACCACCTACAGCAACGACATCGACGCCATCGAAACCCTGAAACAGCAGTTCGGCAGCAGCTGGGATGCGATCAATCCCGAATCCGTCGCCCGGATGCGCACCCAGAACCGGTTCAGGACCGGCCTGGAGATCGCTCAGTACACCGCCGACATCATGCGGCGCGACATGGCCGAATACGACGCGGATTCCTCGGTCTACACGCAGTCGCTCGGCGTGTGGCACGGCTTCATCGGCCAGCAGAAGCTCATCTCCATCAAGAAGCATCTCAAGACGACCAACAAGCGCTACCTCTACCTCTCCGGCTGGATGGTCGCCGCGCTGCGCTCCGAGTTCGGGCCGCTGCCCGACCAGTCGATGCACGAGAAGACGGTCGTGCCCGCGCTGATCCAGGAGCTCTACACGTTCCTGCGGCAGGCCGACGCCCGCGAACTCGACCTGCTCTTCACGCGGCTGGATGCGGCGCGCCTCGCCGGCGACGAAACATCCGTCGAGCTCATCCAGAACCAGATCGACAACTTTGAGACGCACGTCGTGCCGATCATCGCCGACATCGACGCCGGCTTCGGCAACCCCGAGGCCACATACCTGCTGGCGAAGAAGATGATCGAGGCGGGCGCGTGCGCCATCCAGATCGAGAACCAGGTGTCGGATGAGAAGCAGTGCGGCCATCAGGACGGCAAGGTGACGGTGCCCCACGAGGATTTCATCGCCAAGCTGAACGCGGTGCGTTACGCGTTCCTTGAACTCGGCATCGACAACGGCGTCATCGTCTCGCGCACCGACTCGCTCGGCGCCGGCCTCACCCAGAAGATCGCGGTCAGCCAGACGCCCGGCGACCTCGGCGACCAGTACAACTCCTTCCTCGATGTGGAGGAGATCACCGAGGGTGCTCTGGGCAACGGCGACGTCGTCATCAAGCGCGACGGCAAGCTGGTGCGCCCCAAGCGTCTCGCCAGCAACCTGTACCGGTTCCGCCAGGGCACGGGCGAGGACCGCTGCGTGCTCGACAGCATCACCTCGCTGCAGAACGGCGCCGACCTGCTGTGGATCGAGACCGAGAAGCCGCACATCGGCCAGATCGCGGGCATGATGAACCGGGTTCGCGAGGTCATCCCGAACGCGAAGCTCGTCTACAACAACAGCCCGTCGTTCAACTGGACCCAGAATTTCAGGCAGCAGGCCTACGACATCCTGCTGGCTGAGGGGTCGGATGTCTCGGCCTACGACCGCACAAAGCTCATGAGCGTCGAATACGACGACACCGAGCTCGGGCGTCTCGCCGACGAGAAGATCCGCACCTTCCAGCGCGACAGCTCTGCCGAGGCGGGAATCTTCCACCACCTCATCACCCTGCCCACCTACCACACGGCCGCGCTGTCGACGGATGATCTGGCGAAGGACTACTTCGCCGAGGAGGGCATGCTCGCCTACGTGAAGGGCGTGCAGCGTCGCGAGATCCGTGAAGGCATCGCCACCGTCAAGCACCAGAACATGGCCGGCTCCGATATCGGCGACAACCACAAGGAGTACTTCGCGGGCGACGCCGCCCTCAAGGCCGGCGGCAAGGACAACACGATGAACCAGTTCTGA
- the aceB gene encoding malate synthase A, producing MNARIEITGPLAERFDEILSDDALEFVAELHARFSGLRHDRLAERMQRRFDLGNGRDLGFLPETEHIRSDATWRVAGAGPGLENRRVEITGPTDRKMAINALNSGANVWLADQEDATSPTWANVIGGQLSLFDAVRGQLDFTSPEGRTYSVTAERTPTIVMRPRGWHLVEKHLRYIDRTGTSMAASGSLVDFGLYFFHNAKKLIEQGRGPYFYLPKLESASEARLWDDVFSFSEEFIGIPHGTIRATVLIETIGAAFEMDEILYELRDHCAGLNAGRWDYIFSIIKNYRGRGQWFVMPDRKQITMTVPFMRAYTELLVSTCHKRGAFAIGGMSAFIPNRRDPEVTARALEQVAADKRREATDGFDGTWVAHPDLIPTARAEFDAVLGERPNQLDRLRDDVHVTRDQLLDIRSIGGTVTDAGLRDNVAIGIRYIESWLRGVGAAAIDNLMEDAATAEISRSQIWQWIHQGTVTEQGTVISVEVVEGIIERLGLERFEGDRFDDATEVFREVALREEYPTFLTICAYTRYLVEEPTPAAA from the coding sequence ATGAACGCACGCATCGAGATCACCGGCCCTCTCGCCGAGCGCTTCGACGAGATCCTCAGCGACGACGCGCTCGAGTTCGTCGCCGAGCTGCACGCCCGCTTCAGCGGCCTGCGCCACGACCGCCTCGCCGAGCGCATGCAGCGCCGCTTCGACCTGGGCAACGGGCGCGACCTGGGCTTTCTGCCCGAGACGGAGCACATCCGCTCGGATGCCACCTGGCGCGTCGCCGGCGCCGGCCCCGGCCTCGAGAACCGCCGCGTCGAGATCACAGGCCCGACCGACCGCAAGATGGCCATCAACGCGCTCAACTCGGGAGCCAATGTGTGGCTCGCCGACCAGGAGGACGCCACGAGCCCCACCTGGGCGAACGTCATCGGCGGCCAACTGAGCCTGTTCGACGCAGTGCGCGGGCAGCTCGACTTCACGAGCCCCGAGGGCAGGACATATTCGGTGACCGCCGAGCGCACCCCCACCATCGTGATGCGCCCGCGCGGCTGGCACCTCGTCGAGAAGCACCTGCGCTACATCGACCGCACGGGCACGAGCATGGCGGCATCCGGCAGTCTCGTCGACTTCGGTCTCTACTTCTTCCACAACGCGAAGAAGCTCATCGAGCAGGGCCGCGGGCCCTACTTCTACCTGCCGAAACTCGAGTCGGCGAGCGAGGCGCGCCTGTGGGATGACGTCTTCAGCTTCTCCGAGGAGTTCATCGGCATCCCGCACGGCACCATCCGCGCGACCGTGCTGATCGAGACGATCGGCGCCGCCTTCGAGATGGACGAGATCCTCTACGAGCTGCGCGATCACTGCGCCGGCCTCAACGCGGGCCGCTGGGACTACATCTTCTCCATCATCAAGAACTACCGCGGCCGCGGCCAGTGGTTCGTCATGCCCGACCGCAAGCAGATCACGATGACGGTGCCGTTCATGCGGGCCTACACCGAGCTGCTCGTGAGCACCTGCCACAAGCGTGGTGCCTTCGCGATCGGCGGCATGAGCGCGTTCATCCCGAACCGCCGCGACCCCGAGGTCACGGCCCGCGCCCTCGAGCAGGTCGCCGCCGACAAGCGCCGCGAGGCCACCGACGGCTTCGACGGCACCTGGGTCGCGCATCCCGACCTGATCCCCACGGCCCGCGCCGAGTTCGACGCGGTGCTCGGCGAGCGCCCCAACCAGCTCGACCGCCTGCGCGACGATGTGCACGTCACGCGCGACCAGCTGCTCGACATCCGATCGATCGGGGGGACGGTGACGGATGCGGGGCTGCGCGACAACGTGGCCATCGGCATCCGCTACATCGAGTCATGGCTGCGAGGTGTCGGCGCCGCCGCGATCGACAACCTCATGGAGGACGCCGCCACCGCGGAGATCAGCCGCTCGCAGATCTGGCAGTGGATCCACCAGGGCACCGTCACGGAGCAGGGCACCGTGATCTCGGTCGAGGTCGTGGAGGGCATCATCGAGCGCCTCGGCCTGGAGCGCTTCGAGGGCGACCGCTTCGACGACGCCACCGAGGTGTTCCGCGAGGTTGCCCTGCGCGAGGAGTACCCCACCTTCCTCACGATCTGCGCCTACACGCGCTACCTCGTCGAAGAGCCGACGCCGGCCGCCGCCTGA
- a CDS encoding helix-turn-helix transcriptional regulator, which produces MTPHLPAATDDEDMLDSLTIGKRIRQLRTDRGMTLDALGAAIGRAPSQVSVLENGKREPRLSDLQTLAKALGVPLEQLLAAEAPSQRAGLEIALERAQRGPLFGALGLPALPIRKTLSDEAIETILGLHAELERLHRERAATPEELRRANTELRRQMRKQNNHFPELEETAAKLLATVGHAGGPLSQRVASDLASHLGFSLHYTKDLPASTRSVTDLENGRIYLRLNAGGDPRTALLQALAGHVLGVAEPKDYGEFLRQRVETNYLAAALMVPQQGAVEFLTQAKDARELSVEDLRDAFAVSYETAAHRFTNLATEHLGVPVHFLKVHESGTISKAYENDNAAFPTDVLGAVEGQMVCRFWSARQVFEVEDRFSPYHQYTDKPGGTYWCTSSIQSTAQGAFSVSVGTPFAHVKWFRGRDTPNRQVSGCPDPECCRRPPQALAERWAHNSLPSARLQSSLLSAVPTGSFTGIDQTEVYGFLEAHAPS; this is translated from the coding sequence ATGACCCCGCACCTGCCTGCCGCGACCGACGATGAAGACATGCTCGACTCACTCACCATCGGCAAACGCATCCGACAGCTGCGCACCGACCGCGGCATGACCCTCGACGCCCTCGGCGCGGCCATCGGGCGCGCGCCGTCACAGGTGAGCGTGCTTGAGAACGGCAAACGCGAGCCTCGGCTCAGTGACCTGCAGACGCTAGCGAAGGCACTCGGCGTGCCGCTCGAGCAACTGCTCGCCGCAGAAGCGCCGTCGCAGCGGGCGGGCCTCGAGATCGCGCTCGAGCGTGCCCAGCGCGGCCCTCTGTTCGGTGCGTTGGGGCTGCCGGCGCTTCCCATCCGCAAGACGCTCAGCGATGAGGCGATCGAGACGATCCTGGGCCTGCACGCCGAACTGGAGCGCCTGCACCGCGAGCGGGCGGCCACACCGGAGGAGCTGCGCCGCGCCAACACCGAGCTGCGCCGGCAGATGCGCAAACAGAACAACCACTTTCCCGAACTGGAGGAGACGGCGGCGAAACTGCTCGCCACTGTCGGGCATGCGGGCGGCCCGCTGTCGCAGCGGGTCGCATCCGACCTGGCCAGCCATCTCGGGTTCTCGCTGCACTACACAAAAGACCTGCCCGCATCCACCCGCTCCGTCACCGACCTCGAGAACGGGCGCATCTACCTGCGCCTGAACGCGGGCGGCGACCCGCGCACCGCGTTGCTGCAGGCGCTCGCCGGGCATGTTCTCGGTGTCGCCGAGCCGAAGGATTACGGCGAGTTCCTGCGTCAGCGCGTCGAGACGAACTATCTGGCGGCGGCGCTCATGGTGCCGCAGCAGGGCGCGGTCGAATTTCTGACGCAGGCGAAGGATGCGCGAGAGCTGTCCGTCGAGGACCTGCGCGACGCCTTTGCGGTCAGCTACGAGACGGCCGCGCACCGCTTCACGAACCTGGCCACCGAGCATCTGGGCGTGCCCGTGCACTTTCTGAAGGTGCACGAATCGGGCACCATCTCGAAGGCCTACGAGAACGACAACGCCGCATTCCCGACGGATGTTCTGGGCGCGGTCGAAGGGCAGATGGTATGCCGCTTCTGGAGCGCCAGACAGGTGTTCGAGGTCGAGGACCGCTTCAGCCCGTACCACCAGTACACCGACAAACCGGGCGGAACCTACTGGTGCACCTCGAGCATCCAGTCGACCGCGCAGGGCGCATTCTCGGTCAGCGTCGGCACGCCGTTCGCGCACGTGAAGTGGTTCAGGGGGCGCGACACCCCGAACCGGCAGGTGTCAGGATGCCCCGACCCGGAGTGCTGCCGCAGGCCACCGCAGGCGCTCGCGGAGCGGTGGGCGCACAACTCGCTGCCGAGCGCCCGGCTGCAGTCGTCACTGCTGTCGGCCGTGCCGACGGGGTCGTTCACGGGCATCGACCAGACCGAGGTGTACGGCTTCCTGGAGGCGCACGCCCCGAGCTGA
- a CDS encoding nicotinate phosphoribosyltransferase, with the protein MRSTSTALFTDRYELTMLDAAMKAGTHDRPCVFEAFARRLPGARRYGIVAGTGRLLQEIADFRFTDAELGWLSDENVVSKATLEWLADYRFTGSIHGYREGEVYFPGSPLLVVEGSFAEAVILETLILSVLNYDSAVATAASRMVSAANGRPLAEMGSRRVGEHSAVAAARAAYIAGFAATSNLEAGRSWGVPTMGTAAHSFTLLHDTEEQAFRAQVDALGPETTLLVDTYDVHTAVALAVKVAGPKLGAVRIDSGDLPELVAAVRRQLDDLGATETKITVTNDLDEFTIAALRAVPVDSYGVGTSVVTGSGSPASGMVYKLVSRQDADGEWVAVAKTSVGKASPGGRKFPLRVLDASGTAVEERIHVESTEADGRALHVALMTDGVTGAAHLGAAGTKAARDHREAAVAELPAEAFRLSRGDPALPTVFA; encoded by the coding sequence ATGCGGAGCACCAGCACGGCCCTGTTCACCGATCGCTACGAGCTGACCATGCTCGACGCCGCCATGAAGGCGGGCACGCACGACCGCCCCTGCGTGTTCGAGGCGTTCGCCCGCAGGCTGCCCGGCGCCCGCCGCTACGGCATCGTCGCCGGAACCGGCCGGCTTCTGCAGGAGATCGCCGACTTCAGATTCACGGATGCCGAACTCGGCTGGCTGAGTGACGAGAACGTCGTCAGCAAAGCCACCCTCGAATGGCTGGCCGACTACCGCTTCACGGGGAGCATCCACGGCTATCGGGAAGGCGAGGTCTACTTTCCCGGCTCGCCGCTGCTCGTCGTCGAAGGCAGCTTCGCGGAGGCCGTCATCCTCGAGACGCTCATCCTCAGCGTGCTCAACTACGACTCCGCCGTCGCCACGGCCGCCTCCCGCATGGTGAGCGCCGCGAACGGCCGGCCACTCGCCGAGATGGGCTCACGCCGCGTCGGTGAGCACAGCGCCGTCGCTGCCGCCCGCGCCGCCTACATCGCAGGCTTCGCAGCGACAAGCAACCTTGAGGCGGGTCGCAGCTGGGGCGTGCCCACGATGGGCACCGCCGCGCACTCGTTCACGCTGCTGCACGACACGGAAGAGCAGGCGTTCCGCGCCCAGGTCGACGCGCTCGGCCCGGAGACGACGCTACTCGTCGACACCTACGACGTGCACACCGCCGTCGCACTGGCCGTGAAAGTGGCCGGCCCGAAACTCGGCGCGGTGCGCATCGACAGCGGCGACCTGCCAGAACTCGTCGCCGCCGTGCGCCGCCAGCTCGACGACCTCGGCGCCACCGAAACGAAGATCACCGTCACCAACGACCTCGACGAATTCACCATCGCCGCCCTGCGCGCGGTGCCCGTCGACTCGTATGGGGTGGGCACCTCCGTCGTGACCGGCTCCGGCTCACCCGCCTCCGGCATGGTCTACAAACTCGTCTCCCGGCAGGATGCCGACGGCGAATGGGTGGCCGTCGCCAAGACATCCGTCGGCAAAGCCAGCCCGGGTGGTCGCAAGTTCCCCCTTCGCGTGCTCGACGCATCCGGAACCGCCGTCGAAGAGCGCATCCACGTCGAAAGCACCGAAGCGGACGGGCGGGCGCTTCACGTTGCGCTCATGACCGACGGCGTCACCGGCGCAGCACACCTCGGGGCCGCCGGCACGAAGGCGGCACGCGACCACCGGGAGGCCGCCGTCGCCGAACTGCCGGCCGAAGCATTCCGGCTCAGCCGCGGAGACCCGGCGCTGCCGACGGTATTCGCGTAG
- the murD gene encoding UDP-N-acetylmuramoyl-L-alanine--D-glutamate ligase, translating to MPSTDARTAASVAEALGGRRVLVVGIGREGHSIADLAVPAAASVTAFTDADGPAVTQWREEWGDRAPVVVGGSADELDVDVAVVSPGVSKNHPLVRALRSAGVAVTSGTSLWMAGHAAHTIAVTGSKGKSTTSSIIQHLFSALRGEAVLGGNIGIPLLSLPEAPRYVVELSSYQCSGLTVSPGTVVLTSLFPEHLDWHGSEGDYFSDKLNIVAHGPERVIVNALDPRLMAELAARFPRLEVERVGGPDGFHVADGWFMHGPARLFPRTTLALRGEHNGVNACLALAAIQSDGYQIAEHAAEVAEALASFHALEHRLEEIPDASGLTFVDDSLSTSPYAAVEALRAYEGAPLALLVGGQDRGVDYAPLGDYLAEHPIAAVIGLPGSGAHIVEALPAGQPHAVAASMADAVAAARRMTPAGGCVLLSPAAPSYGLYNNYAERAADFRAAIAATAP from the coding sequence GTGCCTTCGACTGACGCTCGCACCGCGGCCTCCGTCGCCGAGGCTTTGGGTGGCCGTCGCGTGCTCGTCGTCGGCATCGGCCGGGAGGGGCACTCGATCGCCGATCTCGCGGTGCCGGCCGCAGCATCCGTCACCGCATTCACAGACGCCGATGGCCCCGCCGTCACGCAGTGGCGCGAGGAGTGGGGTGACCGCGCCCCCGTGGTCGTCGGCGGTTCGGCGGACGAACTCGATGTGGACGTCGCCGTCGTGTCGCCCGGCGTCAGCAAGAATCACCCGCTCGTGCGCGCGCTGAGGTCTGCGGGCGTCGCCGTCACGAGCGGCACCAGCCTGTGGATGGCCGGGCATGCAGCGCACACCATCGCGGTGACGGGCAGCAAGGGCAAATCGACGACGAGCAGCATCATCCAGCACCTGTTCTCGGCGCTGCGCGGTGAGGCGGTGCTGGGTGGCAACATCGGCATCCCGCTGCTGTCGCTGCCGGAGGCGCCACGCTACGTGGTCGAGCTGTCGAGCTATCAGTGCTCCGGGCTGACGGTGTCGCCCGGAACGGTCGTGCTGACCTCGCTGTTTCCGGAGCATCTCGACTGGCACGGCAGCGAGGGCGACTATTTCTCCGACAAACTGAACATCGTCGCGCACGGGCCCGAGCGCGTGATCGTGAACGCGCTCGACCCGCGACTCATGGCGGAGCTCGCCGCCCGCTTTCCGCGCCTCGAGGTCGAGCGGGTCGGTGGGCCCGACGGTTTTCATGTCGCCGACGGCTGGTTCATGCACGGCCCCGCCCGGCTGTTCCCGCGCACCACGCTCGCGCTGCGCGGTGAGCACAACGGGGTGAATGCGTGCCTCGCGCTCGCCGCGATCCAGTCCGACGGGTACCAGATCGCCGAGCACGCTGCCGAGGTGGCTGAGGCGCTCGCATCGTTCCACGCCCTCGAGCACAGGCTTGAGGAGATCCCGGATGCTTCGGGCCTCACCTTCGTCGACGACTCCCTGTCGACCAGTCCCTACGCCGCGGTGGAGGCCCTCCGCGCTTACGAGGGTGCCCCGCTCGCGCTGCTCGTCGGCGGCCAGGATCGTGGCGTCGACTACGCGCCCCTCGGCGACTACCTGGCGGAGCATCCGATCGCCGCCGTCATCGGCCTTCCCGGCAGTGGCGCGCACATCGTGGAGGCGCTGCCCGCGGGCCAGCCGCACGCGGTCGCTGCGTCGATGGCGGATGCGGTGGCCGCCGCCCGCAGGATGACCCCGGCCGGTGGATGCGTGCTGTTGTCGCCGGCCGCCCCCAGCTACGGCCTCTACAACAACTATGCGGAGCGTGCAGCAGACTTCCGCGCCGCGATCGCCGCGACCGCGCCCTGA